Proteins from one Natrinema salinisoli genomic window:
- a CDS encoding amidase — MVASPTHTTAAGLARAIRDGEYSPTEVVDAVLERIHERNERTNAFVTVTDDLAREMAAEAERAIADGEVLGPLHGVPVAIKDLDDVAGVRTTSGSLLFEDRVAESDSPFVARLKAAGAIVVGKTNTPEFGLGTTTDNRVAGPTGTPFDPDRVSGGSSGGAGAALGDRLVPLAPGSDAGGSVRIPASFCGVYGLKPTQGVIPNVSRPNGFASHTPFSTKGPMARTVEDAAVSLDVMAGTHPRDPFSVPKRTEYRDAVNRPIDGMTIAYSPDMGVYPVDPDVRAVLEDAVSALERAGATVDRVDPDLGHTNEEILDAYYTMATVRWQSLLDNLEDEGFDPRADDRDRLRPYLVDLIMDADEPTTREYKRADVVRTRVLDGFADLFAEYDLLVTATLGTTAFPHGEEPVEIDGVDIEPYRGWVLTQPYNLTGHPAASIPAGFVDGLPVGMQIAGERHADDDVIAASAAFERQRPWHGEYPE, encoded by the coding sequence ATGGTCGCATCACCGACACACACGACCGCTGCCGGCCTCGCGAGGGCGATCCGCGACGGCGAGTACTCGCCGACCGAGGTCGTCGACGCCGTCCTCGAGCGCATTCACGAACGAAACGAGCGAACGAACGCGTTCGTCACCGTCACGGACGACTTGGCCCGCGAGATGGCCGCGGAGGCCGAGCGCGCGATCGCGGACGGCGAGGTGCTCGGGCCGCTGCACGGCGTCCCCGTCGCGATCAAGGACCTCGACGACGTGGCGGGCGTCCGAACGACGTCGGGCTCGCTGCTCTTCGAGGACCGCGTCGCCGAGTCCGACTCGCCGTTCGTCGCCCGGCTGAAGGCGGCGGGTGCCATCGTCGTCGGGAAGACGAACACGCCGGAGTTCGGGCTCGGCACGACGACCGACAACCGCGTCGCCGGGCCGACGGGGACGCCGTTCGATCCCGATCGCGTCTCCGGGGGCTCCTCCGGCGGAGCCGGCGCAGCGCTGGGCGACCGGCTCGTGCCGCTCGCGCCGGGTTCGGACGCCGGCGGGTCGGTTCGGATCCCGGCGAGCTTTTGCGGCGTGTACGGGCTGAAGCCCACGCAGGGAGTGATCCCGAACGTCAGTCGACCGAACGGGTTCGCGAGTCACACGCCGTTCTCGACGAAGGGGCCGATGGCCCGGACGGTCGAAGACGCCGCGGTCTCACTGGACGTGATGGCGGGCACCCATCCGCGCGATCCGTTCTCGGTCCCGAAGCGAACGGAGTACCGCGATGCAGTCAACCGTCCCATCGACGGGATGACGATCGCCTACAGTCCGGACATGGGCGTCTATCCCGTCGATCCCGACGTGCGTGCGGTTCTCGAGGACGCCGTCTCGGCGCTCGAGCGCGCCGGCGCGACCGTCGACCGCGTCGACCCAGATTTGGGCCACACCAACGAGGAGATACTGGACGCTTACTACACGATGGCGACGGTTCGGTGGCAGTCGCTGCTGGACAACCTCGAGGACGAGGGGTTCGATCCGCGAGCCGACGACCGCGACCGCCTGCGGCCGTATCTGGTCGACCTCATCATGGACGCCGACGAGCCGACGACGCGGGAGTACAAGCGCGCCGACGTCGTCCGGACGCGGGTACTCGACGGGTTTGCGGACCTGTTCGCGGAGTACGACCTCCTCGTGACGGCGACGCTCGGGACGACGGCGTTCCCACACGGCGAGGAGCCCGTGGAAATCGACGGCGTCGACATCGAGCCGTACCGCGGGTGGGTACTCACGCAGCCGTACAACCTCACCGGCCATCCCGCGGCCTCGATTCCGGCCGGCTTCGTCGACGGGCTCCCCGTCGGGATGCAGATCGCGGGCGAGCGACACGCCGACGACGACGTCATCGCCGCCAGCGCCGCGTTCGAACGCCAGCGGCCGTGGCACGGCGAGTATCCCGAGTAA
- a CDS encoding acyl-CoA dehydrogenase family protein: MVANTTGGVSFDTDEETELILDSLDEFIEREVDPIVEELGDVYTNPRKGHHENGRWTDEVLEAREEIRRRSAEGGFYAMNLPEVAGGEGVSPVTWYRAKKHLASHGGGLERYALAGPEGPKPLLLQAEGEQVERYLEPTVRAEKSTAFAQTEPGYGSDSPNMETTAERDGDEWVINGRKQWITNAPYADFVQLFARTTPQEEAGRYGGITCFIVERDEYELGSYNNAVGAEGSQAEIILDDVRVPDDRVLGEVDEAFYAAMEFLSLGRLELGAEAVGYAEFLLEDATEYVTEREAFGRSIGNFQQVSTKLAEGRAKTYAADAAGLKLAWKMAEGERTVMDSSILKWFATNVLWEVADAAVQVHGANGLAEENPYMDIVHQARILRIVEGTDEIQLNTIAKSMGVTD; the protein is encoded by the coding sequence ATGGTAGCAAACACGACAGGCGGCGTGAGTTTCGACACCGACGAGGAGACCGAACTGATCCTCGACAGTCTGGACGAGTTCATCGAGCGCGAGGTCGACCCGATCGTCGAGGAACTGGGAGACGTCTACACGAATCCCAGGAAGGGCCACCACGAGAACGGGCGCTGGACCGACGAGGTGCTCGAGGCCCGCGAGGAGATCCGGCGGCGATCGGCGGAGGGCGGCTTCTACGCGATGAACCTGCCCGAAGTGGCGGGCGGCGAGGGCGTCTCGCCGGTCACCTGGTACCGAGCGAAGAAACACCTCGCATCCCACGGCGGCGGGCTCGAGCGCTACGCCCTCGCCGGGCCGGAGGGGCCGAAGCCGCTCCTGTTGCAGGCCGAGGGCGAGCAGGTAGAACGCTACCTCGAGCCGACCGTGCGGGCCGAGAAGTCGACGGCGTTCGCCCAGACCGAGCCGGGCTACGGGTCGGACTCGCCGAACATGGAGACGACGGCGGAGAGGGACGGCGACGAGTGGGTCATCAACGGGCGCAAACAGTGGATCACCAACGCGCCCTACGCCGACTTCGTCCAGTTGTTCGCCCGGACGACCCCACAGGAGGAGGCCGGCCGCTACGGCGGCATCACGTGCTTCATCGTCGAGCGCGACGAGTACGAACTGGGGTCGTACAACAACGCCGTGGGTGCCGAGGGGTCGCAGGCCGAAATTATACTGGACGACGTCCGGGTTCCCGACGATCGCGTGCTCGGCGAGGTCGACGAGGCGTTCTACGCCGCGATGGAGTTCCTCTCGCTGGGGCGCCTCGAGTTAGGGGCCGAAGCCGTCGGGTACGCAGAGTTCCTGCTCGAGGACGCGACCGAGTACGTCACCGAGCGCGAGGCGTTCGGGCGATCGATCGGGAACTTCCAGCAGGTCTCGACCAAGCTCGCGGAGGGGCGGGCGAAGACCTACGCCGCGGACGCGGCGGGGCTCAAACTCGCCTGGAAGATGGCCGAAGGCGAGCGGACGGTGATGGACTCCTCGATACTGAAGTGGTTCGCGACGAACGTGCTGTGGGAGGTCGCCGACGCGGCCGTCCAGGTCCACGGGGCCAACGGACTGGCCGAGGAGAATCCGTATATGGATATCGTCCACCAGGCGCGTATCCTGCGGATCGTCGAGGGGACCGACGAGATCCAGCTCAACACGATCGCGAAGTCGATGGGGGTCACGGACTGA